In a genomic window of Mus pahari chromosome 8, PAHARI_EIJ_v1.1, whole genome shotgun sequence:
- the Gng2 gene encoding guanine nucleotide-binding protein G(I)/G(S)/G(O) subunit gamma-2, with protein sequence MASNNTASIAQARKLVEQLKMEANIDRIKVSKAAADLMAYCEAHAKEDPLLTPVPASENPFREKKFFCAIL encoded by the exons ATGGCCAGCAACAACACCGCCAGCATAGCACAAGCCAGGAAGCTGGTAGAACAGCTGAAGATGGAAGCCAACATCGACAGGATAAAG GTGTCCAAGGCAGCTGCTGATTTGATGGCTTACTGCGAGGCACATGCCAAGGAAGACCCTCTGCTGACCCCAGTCCCGGCCTCAGAAAACCCCTTTCGGGAGAAGAAGTTCTTCTGCGCCATCCTTTAA